The Branchiostoma floridae strain S238N-H82 chromosome 17, Bfl_VNyyK, whole genome shotgun sequence genome has a window encoding:
- the LOC118404498 gene encoding epoxide hydrolase 1-like, which produces MGWKITTLIVLVAVATGLIFSGVLNTPAEPLKFQDNYWGRGANPTSLPKDHDKIQQISINIPNATLVDLNNRLKNVRLFEALEDVEFQYGTRVDYMKDIITYWRDEYDWRKQEAYLNTLPHYKTNIEGIDLHFIHAKPKLKPGQTAKPILIVHGWPGSVFEFYKMISMLVDPTSHGGSEDDVFEVIAPSIPGYGFSEAPHKKGFDPIAAAQMFHKLMERLGFQKFYVQGGDWGAIITRIMTLQKPSVITGLHSNMVVVNTGDPRWILRTMVGSVFPSLVGIKPEEYDRVYPSGEKFLLLLQETGYMHLQATKPDTVGFALNDSPVGLAAYILEKFSTWTNPANRDLADGGLEKYYTKDELLTSVMIYWTTGTITSSARLYKELFSGKAMETNAMLVTVPTGNAAFPHELGHNPEAWCSLFYTNLVHYTLMPDGGHFPAFEKPALVAADIRAFAKKVESLPTSKS; this is translated from the exons ATGGGCTGGAAGATCACCACTTTGATCGTCTTGGTTGCCGTGGCGACCGGTCTCATCTTTAGCGGAGTCCTCAACACGCCAGCAGAACCGCTCAAGTTCCAAGACAActactgggggaggggggcaaatccaACATCCTTGCCAAAAGATCACGACAAGATACAACAAATCTCTATAAACATACCGAACGCTACCCTAGTAGATCTCAACAACCGTTTGAAAAACGTACGCCTGTTCGAAGCTCTGGAAGATGTAGAGTTTCAGTATGGCACCCGTGTCGACTACATGAAAGATATCATCACCTACTGGAGGGATGAATACGATTGGAGAAAACAAGAGGCATACTTAAACACGTTGCCCCATTATAAGACAAACATTGAGGGAATAGATCTACACTTTATCCACGCTAAACCCAAACTGAAGCCAGGACAAACCGCTAAACCCATATTGATCGTTCACGGTTGGCCAGGTTCGGTGTTTGAGTTTTATAAGATGATCTCGATGTTGGTAGATCCCACTAGTCATGGGGGGAGTGAGGATGATGTGTTTGAGGTCATTGCCCCCTCCATCCCTGGTTATGGCTTCTCCGAGGCGCCACACAAGAAAG GTTTTGACCCGATTGCTGCAGCCCAGATGTTCCATAAGCTTATGGAGAGGCTGGGTTTTCAGAAGTTCTATGTACAGGGCGGAGACTGGGGTGCGATTATCACACGTATTATGACTCTACAGAAGCCAAG CGTGATAACGGGACTGCACAGCAACATGGTTGTCGTTAACACCGGTGACCCGAGGTGGATACTCCGTACGATGGTGGGCAGTGTGTTTCCTTCGCTGGTGGGAATCAAGCCGGAAGAATACGACCGG GTTTACCCCTCCGGCGAGAAATTTCTGCTATTATTACAGGAGACAGGATACATGCACTTACAGGCAACCAAACCGGATACTGTCG GTTTTGCCCTGAATGACTCCCCTGTGGGTCTGGCCGCCTACATTCTCGAGAAATTCTCCACTTGGACAAACCCAGCAAACAGGGACTTGGCTGACGGAGGGCTGGAGAAATATTACACCAAG GATGAGTTGCTGACCAGTGTGATGATATACTGGACGACTGGAACCATCACGTCATCCGCGAGGCTCTACAAGGAGTTGTTTTCCGGCAAGGCAATGGAAACCAACGC CATGCTGGTTACCGTGCCGACAGGAAATGCGGCGTTTCCTCACGAGCTTGGCCACAACCCGGAGGCCTGGTGCTCCCTCTTCTACACTAACCTCGTCCACTACACTCTCATGCCGGACGGAGGACATTTCCCTGCATTCGAGAAGCCTGCCTTAGTGGCTGCGGACATCCgagccttcgccaagaaggtcgaAAGTCTTCCCACATCCAAAAGCTAA